From Verrucomicrobia bacterium S94, the proteins below share one genomic window:
- the rlmN gene encoding 23S rRNA (adenine(2503)-C(2))-methyltransferase RlmN produces MNFMKEKDPLFGKTLSELKNLVADYGLPGFTAKQIVDWLYKKEIRSIDEMTNLSKKARDLLNQNHTFGLTEYVDVKESSDGTRKYLFPTAHGKFIETAMIPFKDRKTVCVSSQVGCKMGCLFCMTAKQGFQNQLSAGEIVNQIRSLPERNEITNIVYMGMGEPFDNLDEVLKSVEILTAEWGFAMSPRRITVSSIGIIPAMIRFMEECEAHLAISLHTPFHEERQKLMPVQIAYPIEQVVEQLKEYDFSGQRRVSFEYIVFGGLNDTPEHVKALVKMLAGLKCRVNLIRFHPVPGTPLHGTDEKTLQQFKDGLNRKGILTTIRASRGLDIDAACGLLSTKALLKQDQ; encoded by the coding sequence ATGAATTTTATGAAAGAAAAAGATCCCCTTTTTGGAAAAACGCTGAGCGAACTGAAAAACCTGGTCGCAGACTACGGGCTGCCCGGATTTACGGCGAAACAGATCGTCGACTGGCTCTATAAAAAAGAGATCCGCTCGATCGATGAGATGACCAACCTCTCGAAAAAGGCGCGCGATCTCCTGAATCAGAACCATACCTTCGGCCTGACCGAATACGTCGACGTCAAAGAAAGCTCCGACGGCACCCGAAAATATCTTTTCCCCACCGCACACGGAAAATTTATCGAAACCGCCATGATTCCGTTTAAAGACCGGAAAACCGTCTGCGTCTCCTCCCAGGTGGGCTGTAAAATGGGCTGTCTTTTCTGCATGACGGCTAAACAGGGATTTCAGAACCAGCTTTCCGCCGGCGAAATCGTCAACCAGATCCGCAGCCTCCCGGAACGTAACGAAATCACAAACATCGTCTACATGGGCATGGGCGAACCTTTCGACAATCTCGACGAGGTGCTGAAAAGCGTCGAAATCCTCACCGCTGAATGGGGTTTTGCCATGAGCCCGCGGCGAATCACCGTCTCCTCAATCGGCATCATCCCGGCCATGATTCGTTTTATGGAAGAATGCGAAGCGCATCTGGCGATCAGTCTGCACACCCCCTTCCACGAAGAACGGCAGAAACTGATGCCGGTACAGATTGCCTACCCCATCGAACAGGTCGTTGAACAGCTGAAAGAATATGACTTCAGCGGACAGCGCCGCGTCTCCTTTGAATATATTGTTTTCGGCGGACTCAACGACACACCGGAACATGTTAAAGCACTGGTTAAAATGCTCGCCGGGCTCAAATGCCGCGTCAACCTCATTCGTTTTCACCCCGTTCCCGGAACTCCACTGCATGGGACCGACGAAAAGACGCTTCAGCAATTCAAAGACGGACTGAACCGAAAAGGCATCCTGACCACCATCCGCGCATCGCGTGGACTCGATATTGATGCCGCCTGCGGCCTGCTTTCCACCAAAGCACTGCTCAAACAGGATCAATAA
- the groL gene encoding chaperonin GroEL: MAKQIVFDVEARDALLRGVEKLSKAVKVTLGPKGRNVILDKKFGSPTVTKDGVSVAKEIELEDAYENMGAQMVKEVASKTSDIAGDGTTTATVLAEAIYREGLKNVTAGANPMSLKRGIDKAVEAMVVQLGKLSKKVKTSEEVAQVGTISANGDATIGNIIAEAMEKVGKDGTITVEEAKSIETTLDVVEGMQFDKGYLSPYFVTDSNTMEAVLEEPYILLFEKKISNLQDMLPLLQNVAKTGKPFMIIAEDIEGEALATLVVNKLRGTLNVCAVKAPGFGDRRKAIMEDIAVLTGGKFITEDLGIKLDGVTIDDLGSAKRITVGKDDTTIVEGAGKVSDIKGRIDLIRRQIEETTSDYDREKLQERLAKLAGGVAVINVGAATEAEMKEKKARVEDALHATRAAVAEGIVPGGGVALIRVQKAIDKVEVEGDEEIGANIVRKAIEAPLRQLVANAGEEGALVVQEVKKSKQSMGYNVATGEYVDMIEAGIIDPAMVTRSALQYAASISGLLLTTECMITDLPEKEGPAAPGGMGGMDGMGGMM, translated from the coding sequence ATGGCTAAACAGATTGTATTTGACGTAGAAGCACGTGATGCGCTGCTGCGTGGTGTTGAGAAACTCAGCAAAGCGGTAAAAGTTACGCTCGGCCCGAAAGGCCGCAATGTGATTCTTGATAAGAAATTCGGTTCCCCGACGGTAACCAAAGACGGTGTTTCCGTTGCAAAGGAAATCGAACTCGAAGATGCTTATGAAAACATGGGCGCGCAGATGGTGAAGGAAGTTGCTTCCAAGACTTCTGACATCGCCGGTGACGGTACCACTACTGCAACGGTTCTGGCTGAAGCCATCTACCGCGAAGGGCTGAAGAACGTAACGGCCGGTGCCAACCCGATGAGTCTGAAACGCGGTATCGATAAAGCGGTTGAAGCCATGGTTGTTCAGCTCGGCAAGCTGAGCAAAAAGGTGAAAACCAGCGAAGAAGTTGCCCAGGTCGGTACCATCTCCGCAAACGGTGATGCCACGATTGGTAACATCATTGCGGAAGCGATGGAAAAGGTCGGTAAAGACGGAACCATCACTGTTGAAGAAGCTAAATCCATCGAAACCACCCTTGATGTGGTTGAAGGTATGCAGTTCGACAAAGGCTACCTTTCTCCGTATTTTGTAACCGATTCCAACACCATGGAAGCGGTTCTGGAAGAGCCCTACATCCTTCTGTTCGAGAAGAAAATCTCCAACCTGCAGGACATGCTTCCGCTACTCCAGAACGTGGCTAAAACCGGTAAACCGTTCATGATTATTGCGGAAGATATCGAAGGTGAAGCGCTGGCAACACTCGTTGTGAACAAACTGCGCGGCACGCTGAATGTTTGCGCGGTGAAAGCTCCGGGCTTCGGTGATCGCCGTAAAGCCATCATGGAAGATATCGCGGTCCTGACCGGCGGTAAATTCATCACGGAAGATCTCGGCATCAAACTCGACGGCGTTACCATCGATGACCTCGGTTCTGCAAAACGCATTACGGTTGGTAAAGATGACACCACCATCGTTGAAGGTGCCGGCAAGGTTTCCGACATCAAAGGCCGTATCGACCTGATTCGCCGTCAGATCGAAGAAACCACTTCCGATTACGACCGTGAAAAACTGCAGGAACGTCTGGCTAAACTGGCCGGCGGTGTGGCAGTCATCAACGTCGGTGCTGCGACTGAAGCGGAAATGAAAGAGAAAAAAGCACGTGTTGAAGATGCACTGCATGCAACCCGTGCCGCAGTTGCTGAAGGTATCGTACCGGGCGGCGGCGTAGCGCTGATCCGTGTGCAGAAAGCCATCGACAAAGTGGAAGTTGAAGGCGACGAAGAAATCGGTGCCAACATCGTCCGCAAAGCGATTGAAGCTCCGCTTCGTCAGCTGGTTGCGAATGCCGGCGAAGAGGGTGCTCTGGTTGTTCAGGAAGTTAAGAAATCCAAACAGAGCATGGGGTACAACGTTGCGACCGGCGAATATGTTGACATGATTGAAGCCGGCATCATCGACCCGGCAATGGTTACCCGTTCTGCTCTGCAGTACGCGGCGTCCATTTCCGGTCTGCTGCTGACCACCGAGTGCATGATCACAGATCTTCCGGAAAAGGAAGGTCCTGCTGCACCGGGCGGCATGGGCGGTATGGATGGCATGGGCGGCATGATGTAA
- the smpB gene encoding SsrA-binding protein SmpB: protein MAGKNRKKKNDPGAGVLATNRKALRDFHILEKIEAGIVLSGTEVKSCKQGLISVQEGYVHVDDRMEAWLVGCTIQPYDHGNIYNHPSTRERKLLLHKKEIERLYGKIREKGLTIVPLKVYLSKGKVKIRIGLAKGKNVVDKRDTIKKRESDRDSARAMCNFNNR from the coding sequence ATGGCAGGTAAGAACAGAAAGAAAAAAAATGATCCCGGAGCGGGGGTGCTGGCCACCAACCGCAAGGCACTGCGTGATTTTCATATTCTGGAAAAAATAGAGGCCGGGATTGTGCTGAGCGGTACGGAAGTGAAATCCTGCAAGCAGGGATTGATCAGTGTGCAGGAGGGGTATGTGCATGTGGACGACCGGATGGAAGCCTGGCTCGTCGGCTGTACCATTCAGCCCTATGATCATGGTAATATCTATAACCATCCTTCGACCCGCGAACGGAAACTGCTGCTGCATAAAAAAGAGATCGAGCGGCTCTATGGCAAGATCCGGGAAAAAGGGCTGACGATTGTTCCGTTGAAAGTTTATCTTTCGAAGGGAAAGGTCAAAATCCGGATCGGGCTGGCCAAAGGTAAAAACGTGGTCGATAAACGGGATACCATTAAAAAGCGCGAGTCCGACCGCGATTCGGCCCGTGCTATGTGCAACTTCAATAACCGGTAG
- the dnaK gene encoding molecular chaperone DnaK has product MSTAGSKVLGIDLGTTNSCMAVMEGGEPTVIPNAEGGRTTPSIVAFAKDGERLVGTAAKRQAVTNPKQTIFSVKRFMGRKYEEVKHEIDLVPYDVVEAKNGDAHIKIGDKVYSPPEISAMILQKLKADAEAYLGEKVSQAVITVPAYFNDSQRQATKDAGKIAGLEVLRIINEPTAASLAYGLDKKSEEKIAIYDLGGGTFDVSILDIGDGVFEVTATSGDGHLGGDDFDQKIIDWLVADFKAEHGIDLSADPMVLQRLKEAGEKAKCELSSSQSTEINLPFITADASGPKHLNVTLTRAKLEELCDDLISKAIEPVRNCLKDSGLSASDVNEVILVGGSTRMPKVQNSVKDIFGQEPHKGVNPDEVVSIGASIQGGVLKGEVKDVLLLDVTPLTLGIETMGGISTPLIERNTTIPAKKSEIFSTAADNQPAVEIHVLQGERKMAKDNKTIGRFNLDGIPPAPRGTPQIEVTFDIDANGILKVSAKDLGTGKEQHITITASSGLTDEEIEAMMKDAEAHAAEDEKMKERIDLKNQADSTVFQTEKFLKENADKVSPEQKAEVEAAIEPVKKAIEAEDYDGMKTALDALNEKMQAAATEMYSKAQGAGPDTGGAAGADAGASAGGEKTASDVEEADFEMVDDDEDRK; this is encoded by the coding sequence ATGAGTACAGCAGGATCTAAAGTATTAGGTATCGACCTCGGTACCACCAACTCGTGTATGGCCGTTATGGAAGGTGGCGAACCGACGGTAATTCCGAATGCGGAAGGCGGGCGTACCACACCCTCTATTGTGGCTTTTGCCAAGGACGGCGAGCGCCTGGTAGGCACTGCGGCAAAACGTCAGGCGGTAACCAACCCGAAACAGACCATCTTTTCCGTGAAACGTTTCATGGGCCGCAAGTATGAAGAGGTGAAACACGAGATCGACCTGGTTCCGTATGACGTGGTTGAAGCGAAAAACGGCGACGCCCATATTAAAATCGGCGATAAAGTCTACAGTCCGCCGGAAATCTCGGCGATGATTCTGCAGAAGCTGAAAGCGGATGCGGAAGCTTATCTGGGCGAAAAGGTTTCCCAGGCGGTCATCACGGTTCCGGCCTACTTCAACGACTCGCAGCGTCAGGCAACTAAAGACGCCGGTAAAATCGCAGGTCTGGAAGTGCTGCGTATTATCAATGAGCCGACTGCGGCGTCGCTGGCCTATGGCCTCGACAAGAAGTCGGAAGAGAAAATTGCCATCTACGACCTCGGCGGCGGAACGTTCGATGTGTCGATTCTTGATATCGGCGACGGCGTTTTTGAAGTGACAGCCACCAGCGGGGACGGCCATCTGGGCGGGGACGATTTTGACCAGAAAATTATCGACTGGCTCGTTGCGGACTTTAAAGCCGAGCACGGCATCGATCTTTCGGCGGACCCGATGGTGCTGCAGCGCCTGAAAGAAGCGGGAGAAAAAGCAAAATGTGAACTTTCCAGCTCGCAGTCGACCGAAATCAACCTGCCGTTCATTACGGCGGATGCGTCCGGTCCGAAACACCTGAATGTTACACTGACCCGTGCAAAACTCGAAGAGCTGTGTGACGATCTGATCTCGAAAGCGATCGAGCCGGTACGCAACTGTCTGAAGGATTCAGGACTGAGCGCTTCGGATGTGAACGAAGTGATTCTCGTCGGTGGTTCCACCCGTATGCCGAAGGTTCAGAATTCGGTGAAGGACATCTTCGGTCAGGAGCCGCATAAGGGCGTTAACCCGGACGAAGTGGTTTCCATTGGTGCATCCATTCAGGGCGGTGTTCTGAAGGGTGAAGTGAAAGATGTTCTGCTGCTGGATGTTACCCCGCTGACGCTGGGTATTGAAACCATGGGCGGTATCTCCACTCCGCTGATTGAGCGGAATACGACGATCCCGGCGAAGAAGAGCGAAATTTTCTCGACGGCGGCGGATAATCAGCCGGCCGTGGAAATTCATGTGCTGCAGGGCGAACGTAAAATGGCCAAGGATAATAAGACCATCGGCCGTTTCAATCTCGACGGTATTCCGCCGGCACCGCGCGGCACCCCGCAGATTGAGGTGACGTTCGATATCGATGCCAACGGTATCCTGAAAGTGAGTGCAAAGGATCTGGGCACCGGTAAAGAGCAGCACATCACCATCACAGCATCTTCCGGTCTGACCGACGAAGAAATCGAAGCAATGATGAAGGATGCGGAAGCGCATGCGGCGGAAGATGAAAAGATGAAGGAGAGGATCGACCTGAAAAACCAGGCGGACTCCACGGTCTTCCAGACCGAAAAATTCCTGAAGGAAAATGCGGATAAAGTTTCCCCGGAACAGAAGGCTGAAGTTGAAGCGGCCATTGAACCGGTGAAAAAAGCGATCGAAGCGGAAGATTATGACGGTATGAAAACCGCGCTTGATGCGCTCAACGAAAAGATGCAGGCGGCTGCGACGGAAATGTATTCCAAAGCACAGGGTGCCGGTCCGGATACGGGCGGCGCGGCCGGTGCAGATGCGGGAGCATCGGCCGGCGGTGAAAAGACCGCATCTGATGTTGAGGAAGCGGACTTCGAAATGGTCGATGACGACGAAGACAGAAAATAA
- a CDS encoding pyridine nucleotide-disulfide oxidoreductase has translation MSKKLLIVGGVAGGASAAARARRLDENAEIILFERGPDISFANCGLPYHIGGQISDRDKLLVTTPQTMVAKFNLDVRTRTEVTAIDRENKMVTVKNLETGEEYTETYDNLVLSPGAAPVRPPIKGIENPRVLTLRNLEDMDYIIKAIENKKAVAVIGGGYIGLEMAEALRDRNYETTLIELAPQVMGPADPEMATLLHQELKLFGVNLKLETSVTAFEESSEGVDLVLSDGDRLHVDVAVLAIGVKPESKLAADAGLELGATGGIKTNDHMQTSDPAIYAVGDAVEVTDFITHQPALIPLAGPANRQGRIAADNIFGRDSTYKNTQGTAICKVFNMAIGMTGLSEKTAKRCEIPYEKVYVHPASHASYYPGAHPISLKLLFDPDSGKVLGAQAVGADGVDKRIDIIAVAIRAGLTVYDLEEMELTYAPPFGSAKDPVNYAGFVAANLLSGDVAHCHVEDVQKPAPNQTLIDVRDPSVVAGGTIPGAINIPMPELRARLPELKPDREYLVICQVGLNGYLACRVLMQNGFSCRNLTGGYKTYCMVNAVETGTAPEQESSSDDAGTAAVNPSKEEPPLQIVDHIDASGLQCPGPIMQLSHTIEPLQNGQAVSIVSSDPGFASDVAAWCNSTGNRLHSLDPENGSYKAIVVKQAAAATGPVPAASGEKRFTNVVFSNDLDKALAAFIIANGAAAMGYKVTLFFTFWGLNILRKNESVNVQKNMVEKMFGWMMPKGPDKLKLSQMQMSGMGAAMIKRIMKQKNVLSLPELVNEALENGVKIVACSMSMDLMGIKREELIDGIEEGGVAMYLDHVGGNGNLFI, from the coding sequence ATGAGTAAAAAACTTCTGATTGTTGGAGGCGTCGCCGGCGGCGCCAGCGCGGCGGCCCGGGCACGCCGCCTGGATGAAAACGCTGAAATCATTCTTTTTGAACGCGGTCCCGATATTTCGTTCGCCAATTGCGGTCTGCCCTACCATATCGGCGGACAGATTTCCGACCGCGACAAACTGCTGGTAACCACACCGCAGACCATGGTCGCCAAATTCAATCTGGATGTCCGCACCCGTACGGAAGTCACCGCCATTGACCGCGAAAACAAAATGGTCACCGTCAAGAACCTGGAGACCGGCGAAGAATATACAGAAACGTATGACAATCTGGTCCTCAGCCCCGGTGCCGCACCGGTACGCCCGCCGATTAAAGGCATTGAAAATCCGCGGGTTCTGACGCTTCGCAACCTCGAAGATATGGACTACATCATCAAGGCCATCGAAAACAAAAAAGCCGTCGCGGTTATCGGCGGCGGTTATATCGGCCTTGAAATGGCGGAAGCCCTGCGCGACAGAAACTATGAAACCACCCTGATCGAGCTGGCGCCTCAGGTCATGGGTCCGGCCGATCCGGAAATGGCCACCCTCCTGCACCAGGAACTCAAACTGTTCGGCGTAAATCTTAAACTGGAAACTTCCGTTACCGCTTTTGAGGAATCCAGCGAAGGAGTGGATCTGGTCCTGAGCGACGGCGACCGCCTGCACGTGGACGTTGCCGTTCTGGCAATCGGTGTGAAACCCGAATCCAAACTGGCGGCGGATGCCGGACTGGAACTCGGAGCGACCGGCGGCATTAAAACCAACGATCATATGCAAACCTCCGATCCGGCCATCTATGCAGTGGGCGACGCCGTCGAAGTCACCGATTTCATCACCCATCAGCCGGCATTGATTCCGCTCGCAGGTCCGGCCAATCGCCAGGGCCGTATCGCCGCCGATAATATTTTCGGACGCGACAGTACGTATAAAAACACCCAGGGCACCGCCATCTGCAAAGTATTCAACATGGCCATCGGCATGACCGGTCTCAGCGAAAAAACGGCAAAGCGCTGCGAAATCCCCTACGAAAAGGTCTATGTCCACCCCGCCAGCCATGCCTCCTACTATCCCGGCGCCCACCCGATTTCGCTCAAACTGCTTTTTGATCCGGACTCCGGAAAAGTCCTCGGTGCGCAGGCGGTCGGTGCCGACGGCGTTGACAAACGCATTGACATAATCGCTGTAGCCATCCGTGCCGGTCTTACGGTTTACGATCTGGAGGAGATGGAGCTGACCTATGCCCCGCCGTTCGGTTCCGCCAAGGATCCCGTCAATTATGCCGGTTTTGTTGCCGCCAATCTGCTGTCCGGCGATGTGGCACACTGCCATGTGGAGGATGTCCAGAAACCGGCTCCGAATCAGACCCTGATTGATGTACGCGATCCTTCGGTTGTTGCCGGCGGAACCATCCCGGGAGCCATTAACATTCCGATGCCGGAACTGCGCGCAAGACTTCCCGAACTGAAGCCCGACCGTGAATATCTTGTGATCTGTCAGGTCGGTCTGAACGGCTATCTCGCCTGTCGCGTGCTCATGCAGAACGGGTTCAGCTGCCGTAACCTGACCGGCGGTTATAAAACCTACTGTATGGTCAATGCTGTTGAAACCGGAACCGCTCCGGAACAGGAGAGTTCTTCGGATGATGCCGGCACAGCCGCGGTGAACCCCTCAAAAGAGGAACCGCCCTTGCAGATTGTCGATCATATTGACGCCTCCGGGCTTCAGTGCCCCGGACCGATCATGCAGCTTTCACACACCATTGAACCGTTACAGAACGGTCAGGCCGTCAGTATTGTATCCAGCGACCCCGGATTTGCATCCGACGTAGCGGCCTGGTGTAACTCCACCGGAAACCGCCTCCATTCACTGGACCCGGAAAACGGCAGCTATAAAGCCATCGTTGTGAAACAGGCCGCAGCGGCAACCGGACCCGTTCCGGCAGCCTCCGGGGAAAAGCGCTTCACCAATGTCGTGTTCAGCAATGACCTCGATAAAGCGCTGGCCGCCTTCATTATCGCCAACGGCGCAGCCGCCATGGGCTATAAAGTCACCCTGTTTTTCACCTTCTGGGGGCTGAACATCCTTCGCAAAAACGAATCGGTAAACGTACAGAAAAATATGGTGGAAAAAATGTTCGGCTGGATGATGCCGAAGGGCCCGGACAAACTGAAACTTTCACAGATGCAGATGAGCGGTATGGGTGCCGCGATGATCAAGAGAATCATGAAACAGAAAAACGTGCTCTCCCTGCCGGAACTGGTCAACGAGGCCCTCGAAAACGGCGTCAAAATTGTTGCCTGCTCAATGTCCATGGACCTGATGGGTATTAAACGAGAAGAGCTCATCGACGGCATCGAAGAAGGTGGCGTAGCCATGTATCTCGACCATGTCGGCGGAAACGGCAATCTGTTCATTTAA
- a CDS encoding co-chaperone GroES, with the protein MNIKPLGERVLVEPVKEEEAVKGGIIIPDSAKEKPQEGKVIAVGTGKVDENGNAVPFNVKEGDIILMPKYGGTEVKVDGKEYQIMREDDILAIIG; encoded by the coding sequence ATGAACATTAAACCATTGGGCGAACGCGTACTGGTTGAGCCGGTGAAGGAAGAGGAAGCGGTTAAAGGCGGAATCATTATTCCGGACTCCGCAAAAGAGAAGCCGCAGGAAGGCAAAGTGATTGCCGTCGGTACCGGTAAGGTTGACGAAAACGGAAATGCTGTTCCGTTCAATGTCAAGGAAGGTGATATCATTCTGATGCCGAAGTATGGCGGCACGGAAGTTAAGGTTGACGGTAAAGAATATCAGATCATGCGCGAAGACGACATTCTCGCGATCATCGGCTAA
- a CDS encoding ArsR family transcriptional regulator, with amino-acid sequence MTPEEREMASEVLKAMAHPIRLGVIEVLAEGERTVTELYELLGCSQSMMSQQLKILCQQKLINIRKEGIQKYCSLSNRDFLRVFTCMHTHLRKYLNFKD; translated from the coding sequence ATGACACCTGAAGAACGGGAAATGGCATCTGAAGTCCTTAAAGCAATGGCGCACCCCATCCGACTGGGCGTGATTGAAGTGCTGGCCGAAGGCGAACGCACGGTGACAGAACTTTATGAACTCCTGGGCTGCAGCCAGTCCATGATGTCTCAGCAGCTCAAAATTCTCTGCCAGCAGAAACTGATCAACATCCGGAAAGAGGGCATTCAGAAATACTGCAGTCTGTCCAACCGCGATTTCCTGCGCGTCTTCACCTGTATGCATACCCACCTTCGTAAATACCTCAATTTTAAGGACTGA
- a CDS encoding oxidoreductase, whose translation MNTKNPELHRVQLTHHEQISPGVFEIGFIRRYDFIPGQAIKLAIDEIHPPRIYSICSGNEDDELCVLFNIKEDGFLTPRLAKLTVGDTVFASVPYGTFFGTEAPAWWIATGTGIAPFRAMLRSGMGKNKKLVHGVRKLNQFYFQHELTEGLGENYHRCCSAERMDGIHPGRVTAFLASCADLPADWKYYICGQAQMAVETRDLLIEKGIPYENIVTEIYF comes from the coding sequence ATGAATACAAAAAATCCAGAACTCCATCGCGTTCAGCTCACTCACCACGAACAGATTTCACCCGGTGTGTTTGAAATCGGCTTTATCCGCCGATACGACTTCATTCCCGGCCAGGCCATCAAACTGGCGATCGATGAAATTCACCCGCCGCGGATTTACAGCATCTGCAGCGGAAACGAAGATGATGAACTCTGCGTTTTATTCAACATCAAAGAAGATGGATTTCTCACACCGCGCCTCGCAAAACTGACGGTCGGCGATACGGTTTTTGCATCTGTTCCCTACGGCACCTTTTTCGGTACCGAAGCACCGGCCTGGTGGATTGCCACCGGAACCGGCATCGCCCCGTTCCGCGCCATGCTCCGCTCGGGCATGGGCAAAAACAAAAAACTGGTGCATGGTGTGCGAAAACTCAACCAGTTCTACTTCCAGCACGAATTGACCGAAGGCCTTGGCGAAAACTATCACCGCTGCTGTTCCGCAGAAAGGATGGACGGTATCCATCCGGGCCGTGTCACCGCCTTTCTGGCTTCATGCGCCGATCTTCCCGCCGATTGGAAATATTATATCTGCGGGCAGGCCCAGATGGCGGTGGAAACGCGCGATCTTCTGATTGAAAAAGGCATCCCGTATGAAAACATCGTGACGGAGATCTATTTCTAA